The nucleotide sequence TGGGGCGCCGGACAGTCCTGTTCGTGGACGAAGTGCACCGCTTCAACAAGTCGCAACAGGACGCGTTCCTGCCACACGTGGAGGACGGCACCCTCATCTTCATCGGTGCCACCACCGAAAATCCCTCGTTTGAACTGAATAACGCGTTGCTGTCGCGGGCGCGGGTCTATCGGCTGCAATCGCTGCAGCGCGATGACCTGGCGCAACTGCTTGACCGGGCCCTGGCCACCGAGCCACTGGACGGGCTGCGAATGGGCGAGGGCGCCCGCACACTGTTGCTGGATCAGGTGGACGGTGATGCCCGCCGTTTGCTGAACCTGCTGGAAATTGCCGCTGACCTGGCCCGGGGGGAAGACGGCGAGATCACCGAGCCGCTGCTCAAGGAGCTGTTCCGCGACAGCCTGCGCCGCTTCGACAAGGGCGGCGATATCTTCTACGACCAGATCAGCGCGCTGCACAAATCCGTGCGCGGTTCCGACCCGGATGCCGCGCTGTACTGGTTTGCCCGCATGCTCGACGGCGGCGCCGACCCGCTGTATATCGCCCGCCGCGTGGTGCGCATGGCCAGCGAGGATATCGGCAACGCCGACCCGCGTGCGCTGCGGCTGGCGCTGGATGCCTGGGAGGTCCAGGAGCGGCTCGGTTCGCCGGAAGGCGAGCTGGCCATTGCCCAGGCGCTGGTCTATCTGGCCGTGGCCGCGAAAAGCAACGCGGTCTATAACGCCTACAACCAGGCACGCCGCTTCGTCGCCGAACACCCCACGGACGAAGTGCCGCTGCACCTGCGCAATGCCCCCACCAAGCTGATGAAAGCCGAGGGTTACGGCGACGACTATCGCTATGCCCACGATTTTCCCGACGCCTATGTACCGGGCGAAAGTTACTTTCCGACCTCCATCCCGCGCCCGGCGTTCTACCAGCCGGTACCCCGTGGTCTGGAAATCCGCATGGCCGAAAAACTGGCCAGCCTGCGCGAGAAGGACCGCCAGAGCGACTGGCAGCGCGAGGACTGACTGCTAGGGGACCTCTGAATAACTCCCCGGTGGTTCTGGCTTTCCGGGCGACGCCTGATCAAGGCGCGACTTCGAAGGCGTAGCGGGCTACGTCGAGAAGTCGCAACGCGGAGCAGGTGCCGCCCGGAAAGCCCCGAAGGGCGGGCGCTACAGCACGCATTAGCCGCGCCTGTGCCCCGAATGGGGTATTGCGTCGCTTGGCAAGGGCGATGCCATTGCCGGCGCGCCGCGCCTTGCTACTGCATGCTGTAGCGCCCGCAGAACCACCGGGGAGTTATTCAGAGGTCCCCTGGCACTCGCATCCCGGCGCCGACTTCCCGATAATGTCTGCCTTTCACTTATCACCGATCTGGATTCAGACACATGCTGGACATTCGCGAGCTGCGCAAAGCAGGGGAAGAGATCAGTGCCAGGCTGGCGCTGCGGGGATACACACTGGATCTGGCCGCCTTCGAGGCGCTGGATGCCGAGCGCAAGGACGCCGACATGCGTTCCCAGGCCCTGCAGGCGGACCGCAAGAAAGCCTCAAAGCAGGTGGGTGACCTGATCCAGTCCGGCATGTCGGTGGACGCTGCCAAGGCCCAGGTGGCCGAGACGCTGGCGCAGATCGATGCGGAAATGGACCGCGAAGTGCAACGCGCCCAGGCGATCCAGGAGCAACTGCGTGAATTCTTGATGGGCGTGCCCAATGTGCCGCACGAAGATGTACCGCCGGGCCGCAGCGAGGACGACAACGTCGAAGTGCGCCGCTGGGGCACGCCGCGCGAGTTTGATTTCACACCGCGCGATCACGTCGACCTCGGCGAAGCAATGAATGGCGGCATTGACTTCGAACGTGCCGCGAAACTGTCCGGCGCCCGCTTTGCCGTGATGAGCGGCAGCATCGCGCGCCTGCACCGTGCCCTGATCGATTTCATGCTTGACGTGCACACCAGCCAGCACGGCTACACCGAAACCTATGTGCCGTATCTGGTCGGCCCGGATGCCCTGCGTGGCACCGGCCAGTTGCCGAAATTCGCGGAAGACCTCTTCCGTGTTGAAGGCGAACGCGAGCTGTATCTGATTCCCACCGCCGAAGTGCCGGTCACCAACCTGTACGCGGACGAGATTCTGGACGCCGCCGAACTGCCGCAGAAGCGTGTGTGCCACACCCCCTGTTTCCGCAGCGAAGCGGGCAGCCATGGCCGTGATACCCGCGGCATGATTCGCCAGCACCAGTTCGAAAAAGTCGAGCTGGTGCAACTGGTGCGCCCGGAGGACTCCGATGCGGCACTGGAAGCACTGACCGGCCATGCCGAGGCGATTCTGCAGGCGCTGGAGCTGCCTTATCGTGTCGTCACCCTGTGTGGCGGTGATATCGGTTTCTCGGCCGCCAAGACCTACGACATTGAAGTCTGGCTGCCGACCCAGAATACCTATCGCGAGATTTCCTCCTGCTCGAATTTCCGCGATTACCAGGCCCGCCGCATGCAGGCGCGCTGGCGTAACCCGGACACCGGCAAGCCGGAACTGGTGCATACCCTGAACGGCTCCGGCCTGGCGGTGGGCCGGACTCTGGTGGCGCTGCTGGAAAACGGCCAGAACGCCGACGGCAGCATCACCGTGCCGGCCGCGTTGCGGCCTTATCTGCGCGGGGCGGAACGCCTCGGAGGCTGATATGCAGTATCTGCCGGTATCCTGGCGGGTCGATGGACAGTGGGTGCTGCTGGTGGGCGGGGGCGAGATCGCCCTGCGCAAGGCGCGCCTGCTGGCGCGCGCCGGTGCCCGCCTGCGGGTCGTGGCGCCGGAGATCGAGCCGGCACTGGCGGAACTGGTGGACCAGACCGGCGGTGAACGTCTGGCCTCGGTGTTCGAGGCCGCACAACTGGACGGCGTGCAACTGGCGCTTGCGGCCACCGACAGCGACAGCGTCAATCGCGCCGTGTCAGAGGCTGCACAGGCACGGGGCATACCGGTCAATGTGGTCGACAATCCGTCTCTGTGTACCTTTATTTTTCCCGCTATCGTCGACCGCGATCCGCTGCTGGTGAGCATCAGTTCCGGCGGCGCGTCGCCGGTGCTGGCGCGCTGGCTGCGCAGCCGCATTGAATCCTGGCTGCCGGCCCGCTGGGGGGAGCTGGCCAGCCTGATGGGCAGCCGCCGCAAGGCGCTGGCCGAGAAACTGCCGGCGGTGTCGGCGCGCCGGCTGTTCTGGGAAAATGTACTGGACGGCCCGGTGGTGGAACAGAGCCTTGCCGGGCGTTCGCAAGAGGCCGGGGCACTATTGGACAAGGCCATTGAACAGGCCGATGCCGCCACGCTGTCCGAAGGTGAGGTCTATCTGGTCGGCGCCGGCCCCGGCGACCCGGACCTGCTGACGTTCCGGGCGCTGCGCCTGTTGCAGAAAGCCGACGTGGTGCTCTACGACCGGCTGGTGTCACCGGGCGTGCTGGAACTGGCGCGCCGTGATGCAGAGCTGGTCTACGTGGGCAAAAAGCGTTCCGAACATGTGATTCCCCAGAACGAGATCAACGAACTGCTGGTGCAATACGCCCGGCAAGGCAAGAAAGTCTGCCGCCTGAAAGGCGGTGACCCGTTCATCTTCGGCCGGGGCGGTGAGGAAATCGAGCGGGTAGTGGCCGAAGGCATCCGCTTCCAGGTGGTGCCCGGCATCACTGCAGCCTCCGGCTGCGCCGCCTATGCCGGCATTCCACTGACCCATCGGGACCATGCCCAGTCAGTGCGCTTTGTCACCGGGCACCGCAAGGAAAACGGCGAGTTGAATCTGCCCTGGGCGGCGCTGACCACGCCAAACGAAACCCTGGTGTTCTACATGGGGCTGGTAAGCCTGCCGGATATCAGCCGTGGCCTGATTGCCGCCGGCAAGTCGCCGCAGACGCCGGCAGCGCTGGTGTCCCAAGGCACCACGGCGGATCAGCAGGTCGTGACCGGCACGCTGGAAAACCTGCCTGCCCTCGCGGCGCAGGCGCAACTGCCGGCGCCCACCTTGCTGATCATCGGTGATGTGGTAGCGCTGCACGCGCAACTGAACTGGTTCGGCTGACGCGGGTTACGGCCACCAGCTCAGGCAGCGTGGGTGGGATTCGGTGAGCGCGATCAGCGTGGCCCAGTCGATGGCCGCCATGCCATCCGCAGCCAGTACGGTCTCATCCTGCAGCACGTAGCACCGGGTGCCGGTGAACGTCGCACAGGCGGCGGCGTTACCTGCGATAAACACGCCAGCTTCGAGCAGTACCACCTCATCGTTCTCCCCCAGGCACGCGGCCACCTGCGCGAGCAAGTCGGTACGCGAGGGCGAAAAGGCCACCAGATGCAACGTGCTCATCTTCACCACCCCCAGGCGTGGCTGGCCTGTGCCAGCAGCGCGGGCAGGGCATCGTCGTTCACTGCAGTGACTGGCACGAACGGCGTCACCGTTTCCAGCGCACTGTGTGGCGCCGCGCAGGTGATGCCGTAATCGGATAACGCATTCAGCAACTCGGTGATATCGCGACGGCCGGTGGCCGGCCCGTGGCCGATCAGGTGCTGGATGGCCTCACCCAGAAACAGCAACGTCACGGATTGCCCGAAGGCGGCCAGCGTCAGCGCCATGTCCAACAGTTCGGCCAGGCTGTCGTCCTGATGGGGTGGTGTGCGGCAAATCAGCAGGGGAGACATGTCAGCGTCCGAAACTCATGACCCGGTCGCTCACGGCCACCGCCTCGGCCCACTGGCCCAGGCCGGAGAGAACGAATTCGGGGGCCAGGTTGTCACCCTCCAGTTCAAGCCGGGCGGCTTCGTCGGCATCAACGATACCGCGCCGCAGGGCGGCACCGATGCAGACCACGGCGTCGAGTTGATGATCACGAATGAAGGCACGCCACTGGGCACAGATATCCACTTCGCCCGCGCTCACGCTGGTGAGCCGGTTGGCGAGCAGTACGCCCTGGCGATAGAAGAAAATACGGAAGAGGGTGTGGCCCCGCGCCAGCACCGCCTCGGCGGCGCGCAGCGCGGTGGTGGCCGCCTGGCTGTCAGGCCCGGCGGTCACCAGCAGGCTGTACTGCATCAGTCATCGCCACCCAGGGCGGTAAGCAGGTGCAGCAGGCTGAGGAACAGGTTGTACAGGGAGATAAACAGCGTCACGGTGGCGCGGATGTAGTTGGTCTCACCGCCATGGATGATGGCGCTGGTCTGCCACAGGATCAGCAGCGACGACAGCAGGGCGAACATCCCGGATACGGCCAGCGACAGCATCGGCAGGTTAAAGAACAGGCCGACCAGCCCGCAGACGAAGGCCACGATCAGGCCCACCATCAGGAAGCTGCCCATGAAGGAGAAATCCTTCCGGGTCACCAGTGCGATGGCCGACATCACGATGAACACCGTCGCTGTCATGCCGAGCGCCAGCGTCACGGTTTCCATGCCACCGGGCACGCTGGCGTAGGCATTGATGATCGGGCCGGTGGTGAAACCCAGCCAGCC is from Isoalcanivorax pacificus W11-5 and encodes:
- the tusD gene encoding sulfurtransferase complex subunit TusD — encoded protein: MQYSLLVTAGPDSQAATTALRAAEAVLARGHTLFRIFFYRQGVLLANRLTSVSAGEVDICAQWRAFIRDHQLDAVVCIGAALRRGIVDADEAARLELEGDNLAPEFVLSGLGQWAEAVAVSDRVMSFGR
- a CDS encoding replication-associated recombination protein A, translated to MSDLFSGPGQDSRHQPLAARLRPASLEEYVGQQHLVGPGKPLRRALDQGQLHSMILWGPPGTGKTTLALILAHHVQAAFVTMSAVLAGVKDIRAEVERARDRLAMGRRTVLFVDEVHRFNKSQQDAFLPHVEDGTLIFIGATTENPSFELNNALLSRARVYRLQSLQRDDLAQLLDRALATEPLDGLRMGEGARTLLLDQVDGDARRLLNLLEIAADLARGEDGEITEPLLKELFRDSLRRFDKGGDIFYDQISALHKSVRGSDPDAALYWFARMLDGGADPLYIARRVVRMASEDIGNADPRALRLALDAWEVQERLGSPEGELAIAQALVYLAVAAKSNAVYNAYNQARRFVAEHPTDEVPLHLRNAPTKLMKAEGYGDDYRYAHDFPDAYVPGESYFPTSIPRPAFYQPVPRGLEIRMAEKLASLREKDRQSDWQRED
- the serS gene encoding serine--tRNA ligase codes for the protein MLDIRELRKAGEEISARLALRGYTLDLAAFEALDAERKDADMRSQALQADRKKASKQVGDLIQSGMSVDAAKAQVAETLAQIDAEMDREVQRAQAIQEQLREFLMGVPNVPHEDVPPGRSEDDNVEVRRWGTPREFDFTPRDHVDLGEAMNGGIDFERAAKLSGARFAVMSGSIARLHRALIDFMLDVHTSQHGYTETYVPYLVGPDALRGTGQLPKFAEDLFRVEGERELYLIPTAEVPVTNLYADEILDAAELPQKRVCHTPCFRSEAGSHGRDTRGMIRQHQFEKVELVQLVRPEDSDAALEALTGHAEAILQALELPYRVVTLCGGDIGFSAAKTYDIEVWLPTQNTYREISSCSNFRDYQARRMQARWRNPDTGKPELVHTLNGSGLAVGRTLVALLENGQNADGSITVPAALRPYLRGAERLGG
- a CDS encoding Bax inhibitor-1/YccA family protein, with amino-acid sequence MDKDYRYAAPTSATAGPIVGGEQAASVLRNTYGLLAMSLAVSAAAAWFAMASNIGFINPFIVIGVYFALLFANAKLQNSGWGILTVFAITGWLGFTTGPIINAYASVPGGMETVTLALGMTATVFIVMSAIALVTRKDFSFMGSFLMVGLIVAFVCGLVGLFFNLPMLSLAVSGMFALLSSLLILWQTSAIIHGGETNYIRATVTLFISLYNLFLSLLHLLTALGGDD
- the cysG gene encoding siroheme synthase CysG, coding for MQYLPVSWRVDGQWVLLVGGGEIALRKARLLARAGARLRVVAPEIEPALAELVDQTGGERLASVFEAAQLDGVQLALAATDSDSVNRAVSEAAQARGIPVNVVDNPSLCTFIFPAIVDRDPLLVSISSGGASPVLARWLRSRIESWLPARWGELASLMGSRRKALAEKLPAVSARRLFWENVLDGPVVEQSLAGRSQEAGALLDKAIEQADAATLSEGEVYLVGAGPGDPDLLTFRALRLLQKADVVLYDRLVSPGVLELARRDAELVYVGKKRSEHVIPQNEINELLVQYARQGKKVCRLKGGDPFIFGRGGEEIERVVAEGIRFQVVPGITAASGCAAYAGIPLTHRDHAQSVRFVTGHRKENGELNLPWAALTTPNETLVFYMGLVSLPDISRGLIAAGKSPQTPAALVSQGTTADQQVVTGTLENLPALAAQAQLPAPTLLIIGDVVALHAQLNWFG
- a CDS encoding DsrE family protein; protein product: MSPLLICRTPPHQDDSLAELLDMALTLAAFGQSVTLLFLGEAIQHLIGHGPATGRRDITELLNALSDYGITCAAPHSALETVTPFVPVTAVNDDALPALLAQASHAWGW